The sequence below is a genomic window from Lentimicrobiaceae bacterium.
CCCAACTCAAATTGCTTAAAACGTTGGAGTTGAATAGAAATAGGTTGCTTGACATTGTTTACAAAGCAATCAGTGATTAGTGGTTGGTGGTCGGGGTTGGGGTTAGTTCTGAGTTATGAGTTATGAGTTACGAGTTACGAGTTCTGAGTGTCAAAACTCCAGACTCAAAACTCGAAACTCGAAACTCACACGCAACACACAACTAATAACGCTTTATAACCACTACGCTACAATATCGTGAGCATCAGCATAATACTTGTAGAACCAAGCAATTGTTTCAATACCTTTATCGAAGCATGCAAGCTGGAAGTTTTCGTTAGGCGAGTGTAATGCATCGGTATCTAAGCCAAAGCCCATCAAAAGTGATTTAACTCCCAATACTTGTTCAAAAGTAGAAATAATTGGAATACTGCCACCGCTACGTGTTGGGTTTGGCGTTTTACCGAATGTTGTTTCATATGCTTTTGCTGCAGCTTGGTATCCAACAGAATCGATTGGCGAAACGTATGGGAATCCTCCGTGATGCTCCGACACCTTAACCGTAACGTAATTAGGTGCAATCTTTTCTATATGGTCGATAAATAGTTTCGCTATTTTCTTAGGGTCTTGATTAGGAACTAATCGCATACTAACCTTAGCAAATGCTTTTGAAGGCAGAACCGTTTTAGAACCTTCGCCTATATACCCGCTCCAAATACCATTAACATCAAGTGCAGGACGTATTCCTGTGCATTCGTTTACCGAATAGCCTTTTTCGCACAATGTTTCTTTTATTTTGATGTTTTCTTTGTATTGGTTGATATCAAAAGGAGCACGAGCCATTAGTTCACGCTCTTCTTCAGAAACTATAAGAACATCGTCGTAGAAACCCGGAATGTTAATTTTATGGTTTTCATCGTGCAAAGAAGCAATAATATCGGCAAGCACATTAGCCGGATTTGCAACAGCACCGCCGTATAATCCTGAGTGTAAGTCGTGGCTTGGACCTGTAACTTCAATTTCCATATAAGCTAAACCTCTAAGTCCGGTTGTAATGCTTGGTTTGTCCAATCCTAACATCGACGTATCCGAAACAAGCATAATATCGGCTTTTAGTAGGTCTTTATTTTCGGGCAACCACTTTGCAAGAGACGGCGAGCCCATTTCTTCTTCACCTTCAAGCAAAAACTTGACGTTAACCCTCATTTGTCCGCTGCTAACCATATATTCAAATGCCTTGAGTTGCATAAACGACTGTCCTTTATCGTCGTTGGCTCCCCTAGCCCATATTCTTCCATCTCTGATTTCGGGTTCAAAAGGTGGCGAATCCCAAAGTTCAATCGGGTCGACAGGCATAACATCATAGTGTCCGTACACAAGGACTGTCGGCACATTGTCGGAAATTATACGTTCGGCATAAACAACAGGATGTCCTTCTGTTGGCATAACTTCGGCTTTGGTAGCTCCAATTTTTAGCAAATGTTCTTTCAAATATTCGGCGGCTTTGTGCATATCCTCTTTATGAGCCGGAACAGAGCTTATCGAAGGTATTCTGATTAAACCGAATAATTCTTCCAAAAATCGTGGTTGGTTTTCCTTAATAAATGATTTTAAATTTTCCATATTGTTGTTTTTATTTGTTATAAATTATTTTTATTAAATGCTTTAAGTTCAAGATTTTCGCCGTCGAAAACCGCATAAGAATAATGTTCAAGCCAATCGCCGACAAAGGTTAATGTGGTTTTATCGTTAAGATTTATTTGACGTGGCTTATGCAGATGCCCGAACACAAAATAATCAATTTCGGGATTTTGCTCCAAAACTTTCTTTGCATACTTAAACTGTTGCAAATCCTCTGGTTTAAGATTATGTGTTTTCAGAT
It includes:
- a CDS encoding dipeptidase, which encodes MENLKSFIKENQPRFLEELFGLIRIPSISSVPAHKEDMHKAAEYLKEHLLKIGATKAEVMPTEGHPVVYAERIISDNVPTVLVYGHYDVMPVDPIELWDSPPFEPEIRDGRIWARGANDDKGQSFMQLKAFEYMVSSGQMRVNVKFLLEGEEEMGSPSLAKWLPENKDLLKADIMLVSDTSMLGLDKPSITTGLRGLAYMEIEVTGPSHDLHSGLYGGAVANPANVLADIIASLHDENHKINIPGFYDDVLIVSEEERELMARAPFDINQYKENIKIKETLCEKGYSVNECTGIRPALDVNGIWSGYIGEGSKTVLPSKAFAKVSMRLVPNQDPKKIAKLFIDHIEKIAPNYVTVKVSEHHGGFPYVSPIDSVGYQAAAKAYETTFGKTPNPTRSGGSIPIISTFEQVLGVKSLLMGFGLDTDALHSPNENFQLACFDKGIETIAWFYKYYADAHDIVA